From a region of the Bacteroidales bacterium genome:
- a CDS encoding SHOCT domain-containing protein has translation MNTKTLVEINKTINISNMKNVYLLLVAVSLFLQAHSQKLKREEMMLQIDSLNKVNQNLSVTLDSVNNEKELYFGMYEVVKEKVVKNDFNPAEMANIIDSLKINTNSNTSSLIESNTSLKDSLYLMIINLNQLQLEFDNLKDSIEQNEIIHTQEDVIKAIAIGNLKQLKELFDSGILNDEEFLILKKKYVKKL, from the coding sequence TTGAATACTAAAACGCTTGTCGAAATCAACAAAACAATTAATATTTCAAATATGAAAAATGTGTATCTTTTATTAGTGGCTGTTTCGCTTTTCCTTCAGGCTCATAGTCAAAAATTGAAAAGGGAAGAAATGATGCTTCAGATTGATTCTTTAAATAAAGTTAATCAGAATCTATCTGTAACTCTTGATTCTGTGAACAATGAAAAAGAGCTGTATTTTGGAATGTATGAAGTAGTGAAAGAAAAGGTTGTTAAAAATGATTTTAATCCTGCGGAAATGGCCAATATTATTGATTCATTAAAAATTAACACCAACTCAAATACTTCGTCACTCATCGAATCCAATACAAGTTTAAAGGATAGTCTGTACCTCATGATTATCAATCTGAATCAGCTGCAACTTGAATTTGACAACCTGAAGGATAGTATAGAACAGAATGAAATAATTCACACCCAGGAGGATGTGATAAAAGCCATTGCCATCGGAAACTTAAAACAGTTAAAGGAACTTTTTGATTCCGGTATTCTCAATGATGAGGAGTTTTTAATACTTAAAAAGAAATACGTAAAAAAATTATAA
- a CDS encoding DUF481 domain-containing protein: MRNNYKIISILVFAVIFPGVMIAQNENTDENYTAYDLMSEYYNDGFNPFKKKNIYIGLSFSLQDLQQENTTGFFQNVVDGQSLDYNLELKSGYYISDYTMVGFNFSYEHDKFEGTVFRDPDTLQSNSMSRSFDFTPNIRPSFPLTKNERLSFFVETGLTFGYTSALTRNVKKDDEVNTQYTEGFHFRAGISPGITFFAMESFAFQVQLNLIGYDLAVLQQSTNNGPESRRVDQKVDAKIDLLSLNLGLSYYFGSKK; encoded by the coding sequence ATGAGAAACAATTACAAAATCATTAGTATCCTTGTTTTTGCAGTGATATTTCCGGGTGTCATGATTGCCCAGAATGAAAATACTGACGAAAACTATACTGCCTATGACCTCATGTCGGAATATTACAACGATGGTTTCAATCCTTTTAAAAAGAAAAATATTTACATCGGCCTGTCTTTTTCACTGCAAGACCTGCAGCAGGAAAACACGACAGGTTTTTTTCAAAATGTTGTGGATGGGCAAAGTCTTGACTACAACCTTGAGCTTAAAAGTGGATACTACATAAGCGACTATACAATGGTTGGTTTTAATTTTAGCTATGAACACGATAAATTTGAGGGTACAGTATTCCGTGACCCCGATACTTTGCAGTCCAACTCCATGTCCAGATCGTTTGATTTCACCCCCAACATCCGGCCATCCTTTCCGCTAACAAAAAATGAGCGGCTGAGTTTTTTCGTAGAAACAGGGCTTACCTTTGGCTACACCTCAGCACTTACAAGGAATGTTAAAAAGGATGATGAAGTAAATACACAATACACCGAAGGATTTCATTTCAGGGCAGGAATAAGCCCGGGCATTACATTCTTTGCCATGGAAAGTTTTGCTTTTCAAGTACAGTTAAATCTTATCGGTTATGACCTGGCGGTTTTACAACAGTCCACAAATAATGGCCCCGAATCAAGAAGAGTGGATCAAAAAGTAGACGCAAAAATTGATCTTTTATCCTTAAACCTTGGATTATCCTATTATTTTGGTTCAAAGAAATAG
- a CDS encoding PCMD domain-containing protein, whose amino-acid sequence MKRLLNMMLMLAIIASSCVKEDYFGLSPYGNIKSFLVSNQAGNATINNDSMTVVVEIPGGIDLSAITIQTMEVSSFASADKAVGDQLDLNDPATITVIAEDGSSHVWTVKSFVASANPQLDNWQLDEWYQTASDYYEPGNSAESTVWGTGNPGTQILNQLATTPFDLGESNKAAKMETLYNGLIPASLGMPISAGSLFTGFFNPDNLDPTDPQAAVEFGTPFTGRPAKLRFRYQYQAGEENKDREGNALNYSDMLDIYAFLEIRFNGAVKRLATAWFRSSDEVGDLTSIEILFTYGELDDSFPDYMKPADNVYVSVDSASFALPTHITFVASSSFDGANFAGAVGSVLVVDDIEMLYEE is encoded by the coding sequence ATGAAAAGACTTTTGAATATGATGCTGATGCTTGCCATAATCGCAAGCTCGTGTGTGAAAGAAGATTATTTTGGTTTATCACCCTATGGGAATATAAAATCATTTTTGGTGAGCAATCAGGCAGGAAATGCCACGATCAATAACGATTCGATGACTGTGGTGGTTGAGATTCCCGGCGGCATTGATCTTTCGGCAATTACCATACAAACCATGGAAGTATCATCATTTGCATCAGCCGATAAAGCGGTTGGAGATCAACTTGATCTGAATGATCCTGCAACCATAACAGTTATTGCAGAAGATGGTAGCTCACATGTTTGGACTGTAAAATCCTTCGTTGCCAGTGCAAATCCTCAGTTGGATAACTGGCAGTTGGATGAATGGTATCAAACGGCTTCGGATTATTATGAGCCCGGCAATAGCGCCGAATCAACCGTTTGGGGAACCGGAAACCCGGGAACCCAAATACTCAACCAACTGGCCACTACACCTTTTGACCTTGGCGAAAGCAACAAGGCGGCAAAAATGGAAACACTTTATAATGGGCTGATACCGGCTTCATTGGGAATGCCAATTTCCGCAGGCTCGTTGTTCACTGGTTTTTTTAATCCGGATAATCTGGATCCGACAGATCCACAGGCAGCTGTTGAGTTCGGAACCCCCTTTACAGGCCGGCCGGCCAAACTCCGTTTTCGATACCAATATCAGGCAGGAGAGGAAAACAAAGACAGGGAAGGCAATGCGCTGAACTATTCGGATATGTTGGACATTTATGCCTTCCTCGAAATCAGATTCAATGGTGCCGTAAAGCGCCTTGCCACCGCATGGTTCCGAAGCTCTGATGAGGTAGGGGATTTGACAAGTATCGAGATTCTTTTTACTTATGGAGAACTTGATGATTCATTCCCTGACTACATGAAGCCGGCGGACAATGTTTATGTCAGTGTCGATTCAGCTTCTTTCGCCTTACCAACACATATCACCTTTGTTGCCTCCTCCAGCTTTGATGGAGCAAATTTTGCCGGAGCTGTTGGCAGTGTGCTCGTTGTGGATGACATTGAAATGCTGTATGAAGAGTAG